A single window of Crassostrea angulata isolate pt1a10 chromosome 8, ASM2561291v2, whole genome shotgun sequence DNA harbors:
- the LOC128159451 gene encoding uncharacterized protein LOC128159451, producing the protein MRLTFALTCLLLLWQPEFSLQQRTRNYQLEDYCFLPPESISLDEIVIIKAGGTVSPKPIGNQCKITVLTENKYDLQVSIRIINFRSCAVTLTLYATTNYIYTCDNYPQSSATMKISGTQVIVDLKKTDPTTMQYSFEISITPIKKPFSPDTTETQPVAAGLIIGVVCGVFFFIVVGAIFIACCYRRAQRMKRLAMYNSSNSKVPLEQLEGQTAANNYEYSPRAKTKLLPERQVSVDESREGGGGRRPQTLDLKARSQTSRSDVTDSSASSRPNNNVAYEHEDEDPYDVMDGDPKPPKSPFLSALQNNVKFQKSRQDNERAAEDRRNRLSGSSFGNRTPGESNSSIDSRDRVPAEKKLEKPLPTMPDNRHLTLAEKRKKMESFRRATRPESFTSDELDGSGEDNLNKSQGTSGSDSRSSKEAAPAPGKANTQHTLRPNRGQEKTKTTSKDKKVKGQRDNDVERAPDSPRSTRDTSQFQKLEDGLRGSKRSNKSPKMAAKGFGHRRNRSTDSRPNTPVSMMRDDDEESVRPLQRTTSRQSLYASRSSLYSRRRRKGSFTESVVSGSTFAHDDIDYYRRSRGHADYDDDGYVEPISRHENDRMFKSLGDLSGRRADKATRATQTLRETATQTGQDESVVMHSKRVVQRKRRSKSLSATGTQTTNKKGRSRSKSRTIGDDSDTGDELKNEKREKSKSRESVKDMSEKPKPKPKPKPRKSQSAVQSESEAPVKSQRKKSKSHDKSEKPKASEAVGATEMPQDVPTQPPPGTMMYAMGPDGQPYLVPYGLPPSYSTLPHQQPQVGMVSTQAPYLVNGQGQFTVAPPQQAVTTAGQIPVQGIVQAPTVPAKPRKSNWEMLCELTEKQKDGEAALETGSVASSVFTNNIPTHQVVYPGGGVYPQNGQQQAPAIVMIPPNQSHPAHPFVTPSGAPYPSGMPLSVNLPSMGPTPAAHPSPSVGSDLSHNSSWDVLTRLTEQQNRLQQIQNGGAENESVV; encoded by the exons ATGAGGTTAACCTTTGCACTGACCTGTCTTCTGTTGCTATGGCAACCAGAATTCTCATTACAGCAGAGGACCAGAAATT ATCAGCTGGAAGATTATTGCTTTCTTCCTCCCGAGTCGATCAGCCTGGATGAGATAGTTATCATCAAAGCCGGGGGGACGGTCAGCCCTAAGCCCATCGGTAACCAGTGTAAGATCACCGTTCTGACCGAGAACAAGTATGACCTGCAGGTCAGCATCCGCATCATCAACTTCAGATCCTGTGCCGTCACCCTCACTCTGTACGCCACTACTAAC tatATATACACTTGTGACAATTACCCACAATCCTCTGCCACAATGAAGATCAGCGGGACACAGGTGATTGTGGATCTCAAGAAGACAGATCCCACGACCATGCAGTACTCGTTTGAGATATCCATCACTCCTATcaaaa AGCCTTTCTCGCCAGATACAACAGAAACACAACCTGTTGCGGCTGGACTTATCATAGGAGTCGTGTGTGGAGTTTTCTTCTTTATCGTGGTTGGGGCAATTTTCATTGCTTGCTGCTACAGGAGAGCCCAGAGAATGAAGCGGCTTGCTATGTACAACAGCTCAAACTCCAAAGTGCCACTGGAACAACTGGAGGGACAAACAGCGGCCAATAACTACGAGTACTCGCCCCGCGCCAAGACGAAACTTCTTCCTGAGCGGCAGGTTTCGGTGGATGAGAGCAGGGAAGGTGGGGGAGGGAGGAGACCTCAGACTCTAGATCTAAAGGCACGGAGTCAGACTTCGAGGAGTGATGTCACGGATTCCAGTGCATCAAGTCGCCCGAATAACAACGTGGCGTATGAACATGAGGACGAGGATCCCTACGATGTAATGGACGGTGACCCCAAACCACCGAAGTCTCCGTTTCTTAGTGCATTACAGAACAATGTCAAGTTCCAGAAGTCCAGGCAAGACAATGAGAGAGCTGCAGAGGACAGGCGAAATCGATTGTCTGGGTCCTCCTTTGGGAACAGGACGCCTGGAGAATCCAACTCCTCCATAGACAGCCGCGACAGAGTGCCTGCCGAAAAGAAGCTTGAGAAACCTTTGCCGACCATGCCAGACAACAGACATCTGACTCTGGCAGAGAAGCGAAAAAAGATGGAGAGCTTTCGAAGGGCTACACGTCCAGAATCGTTTACATCAGACGAGCTAGATGGAAGTGGAGAAGACAATTTAAACAAAAGTCAGGGGACTAGCGGTAGCGATAGTCGGTCCTCAAAAGAGGCAGCCCCTGCACCAGGGAAAGCAAACACTCAGCACACGCTGCGACCAAACAGAGGGCAAGAGAAAACTAAAACCACCTCTAAAGAtaaaaaggtcaaaggtcagaGAGATAATGATGTGGAGAGGGCACCTGATAGTCCAAGATCGACACGCGACACGAGTCAGTTTCAAAAATTGGAGGATGGACTGAGAGGAAGTAAACGCTCAAATAAATCACCTAAAATGGCAGCTAAAGGCTTTGGACATCGGAGGAACCGCAGCACCGACTCGAGACCTAACACACCTGTCAGCATGATGCGTGATGATGATGAGGAATCGGTCAGAC CTTTACAAAGGACAACATCAAGACAGTCTCTGTATGCCTCACGGTCATCTCTGTATAGCCGCAGACGGCGAAAAGGATCTTTCACAGAGTCCGTTGTGTCTGGGTCCACCTTTGCCCATGACGACATTGACTACTACCGAAGGTCAAGAGGTCATGCGGACTACGATGATGATGGATATGTTGAACCGATTTCTAGACACGAGAATGACAGGATGTTTAAGTCCTTAGGAGACCTAAGTGGGAGAAGGGCGGATAAAGCAACAAGAGCGACTCAGACATTGAGAGAAACAGCAACACAGACAGGACAGGACGAATCAGTTGTGATGCACTCCAAGAGAGTGGTGCAAAGAAAGCGCCGCTCCAAAAGTCTGTCTGCCACTGGGACCCAAACAACCAACAAAAAAGGCCGTAGCCGCAGTAAATCTCGCACTATAGGTGATGATTCTGACACCGGTGACGAACTAAAAAATGAGAAGCGCGAGAAGTCCAAGAGCCGGGAGTCAGTCAAAGATATGTCAGAAAAACCAAAGCCCAAACCAAAACCAAAGCCAAGGAAATCCCAGTCAGCAGTGCAGTCTGAAAGTGAGGCTCCAGTCAAATCACAGAGAAAGAAGTCAAAATCTCATGATAAGTCAGAGAAACCAAAAGCATCAGAGGCTGTTGGAGCCACAGAGATGCCACAAGATGTGCCGACCCAACCTCCTCCTGGTACAATGATGTATGCAATGGGACCAGATGGTCAACCTTACTTAGTACCCTATGGTCTCCCACCATCGTATTCAACACTACCTCACCAGCAGCCACAGGTAGGGATGGTGTCTACCCAGGCTCCCTACCTGGTCAATGGACAGGGTCAGTTTACTGTGGCACCCCCTCAGCAGGCGGTGACTACGGCGGGACAGATCCCTGTTCAAGGAATTGTCCAGGCTCCAACTGTTCCTGCGAAACCTCGCAAGTCAAACTGGGAGATGCTTTGCGAGCTGACAGAGAAGCAGAAGGATGGAGAGGCGGCTCTAGAAACAGGGTCTGTAGCTAGCTCCGTGTTTACAAACAATATCCCCACACACCAGGTGGTGTATCCTGGGGGTGGGGTTTATCCCCAAAATGGGCAGCAGCAGGCACCTGCCATAGTCATGATTCCACCCAATCAGAGTCACCCTGCACATCCATTTGTGACCCCCTCTGGTGCCCCTTACCCTTCAGGGATGCCCCTCTCAGTTAATCTCCCCTCCATGGGCCCCACACCAGCAGCCCATCCTAGTCCATCTGTAGGCAGTGACCTATCCCACAATTCATCATGGGACGTGTTGACAAGACTGACCGAGCAGCAGAATCGCCTtcaacaaattcaaaatggTGGAGCAGAAAACGAGAGTGTCGTATAA